The nucleotide sequence TATCTTCTCCTTGTAGCCGTAATTGTACTAGCCACTGTTTTTGATTTCATAAACGGCTTTCATGATACGGCCAATGCCATAGCAACATCTGTATCAACGCGCGTATTGTCTCCTAAAAAGGCGGTCATAATGGCTGCAAGTTTGAATCTTTTGGGGGCTTTAACAGGCACAGCTGTTGCGAAAACAGTAGGAGTAGGGCTTGTAGATATCGGGGCTATCACTCAGGTAACGGTGATCGCAGCCCTCTTATCAGCTATAGTGTGGGATCTGATCACATGGTATTTCGGGCTGCCTACATCTTCAAGCCATGCCCTGCTTGCAAGCATACTCGGTGCGTCAGTCGCCACAGCCGGCACAGGAGTTATCATTCAACATGGTGTTTTTAAGGTTTTGATAGCTCTGATACTGTCGCCGATCGTCGGTCTGCTCTTCGGTTATCTTCTTATGCTGCTTTTGATGAAGCTCTTCGGGCACTCGCCGATCTCGTTCGTGAATAAATTTTTCAACAAGATGCAGATAGTATCAGCGGGCTATATGGCGTTCAGCCACGGCAACAACGACGCTCAAAAAACTATGGGCATTATTACAATGGCGCTGGTGAGTTATTACAAACTTCCCGGCTTTGACGTTCCTTTCTGGGTCATGCTGCTCTG is from Thermodesulfovibrionia bacterium and encodes:
- a CDS encoding inorganic phosphate transporter; translation: MHDTYLLLVAVIVLATVFDFINGFHDTANAIATSVSTRVLSPKKAVIMAASLNLLGALTGTAVAKTVGVGLVDIGAITQVTVIAALLSAIVWDLITWYFGLPTSSSHALLASILGASVATAGTGVIIQHGVFKVLIALILSPIVGLLFGYLLMLLLMKLFGHSPISFVNKFFNKMQIVSAGYMAFSHGNNDAQKTMGIITMALVSYYKLPGFDVPFWVMLLCATAMALGTALGGWRIIKTLGIRLVHLQPIHGFAAEASAGTIIEIASRFGLPLSTTHIISSTIMGVGATKRLSAVRWGIALNIVVAWVLTLPMCAIFAWGIYKLLAMVL